A stretch of the Neptunomonas phycophila genome encodes the following:
- a CDS encoding LapA family protein has translation MRFLIKILVLLLCLLILFVGVLFAINNTDKIALDFVFFTTFELSIGMWLVIAMAIGGVIGFLLNSVALIALKARLKRARKKSESADKELAVLRTATVKDPG, from the coding sequence GTGCGTTTCCTCATTAAAATTTTAGTGCTTTTGCTATGTTTGTTAATACTGTTTGTTGGCGTGCTCTTTGCTATCAATAACACAGACAAAATAGCATTAGACTTTGTGTTCTTTACGACATTTGAATTATCAATTGGTATGTGGCTTGTTATAGCGATGGCCATTGGTGGTGTTATTGGTTTTTTACTCAACAGTGTGGCGCTTATTGCACTTAAAGCACGCCTTAAACGTGCGCGTAAAAAATCAGAATCAGCCGATAAAGAATTAGCCGTACTTCGAACAGCGA